In the genome of Paenibacillus pabuli, one region contains:
- a CDS encoding ABC transporter ATP-binding protein, translating into MAKNLVEFRNLKTHFHTSAGVVKAVDDVSFNIREGETLCVVGESGCGKSVTAMSLMRLVDTPPAGGEILFEGKDLLKLSKGDMSQIRGNDISVIFQEPMSSLNPVLTIGEQITEPILLHTLLSRKEAKARAIELITMVGIPRPEKIYDSYPHELSGGMRQRIMIAIALSCNPKLLIADEPTTALDVTIQAQILDLMRDIKDKINTSIMLITHDLGVVAEMADYVVVMYAGKVIEEASVYELFKSPKHPYTQGLLKAKPVINQKQDRLYSIPGQVPNPIELGQNCHFHDRCEFCMNVCREKEPPLHTDATGHKVACWLYEEEAK; encoded by the coding sequence ATGGCAAAAAACTTAGTTGAATTCCGCAATCTCAAAACGCATTTTCATACATCTGCTGGAGTCGTGAAAGCCGTCGATGACGTGAGTTTCAATATCCGTGAAGGAGAGACTCTCTGTGTTGTGGGTGAATCAGGTTGCGGAAAAAGTGTTACAGCGATGTCTCTGATGCGCCTCGTGGATACCCCTCCTGCAGGCGGGGAAATATTGTTTGAAGGCAAGGATCTTTTGAAGCTCAGTAAAGGTGATATGAGCCAAATCCGTGGCAATGATATATCTGTAATTTTCCAGGAACCGATGTCTTCTCTAAATCCGGTACTGACGATTGGAGAGCAAATTACCGAGCCCATATTGCTCCATACACTGTTGAGCCGTAAGGAAGCAAAGGCGCGCGCTATCGAGCTAATTACAATGGTGGGAATTCCTCGCCCTGAGAAAATATATGATTCTTATCCGCATGAACTCAGTGGTGGCATGAGGCAACGGATTATGATTGCAATTGCACTGAGCTGCAATCCTAAGCTCTTGATTGCTGATGAGCCGACAACTGCATTGGATGTTACGATTCAGGCTCAGATTCTGGACTTGATGCGTGACATCAAGGATAAAATAAATACGTCCATTATGCTAATTACTCATGATCTAGGAGTCGTTGCAGAAATGGCCGATTATGTGGTTGTCATGTATGCAGGTAAAGTGATTGAAGAGGCTTCGGTTTACGAGCTGTTCAAGTCACCCAAGCATCCATACACGCAAGGCTTGTTAAAAGCCAAGCCGGTGATCAATCAGAAGCAGGACAGACTGTATTCCATCCCGGGTCAGGTTCCTAATCCTATTGAATTGGGACAGAATTGCCACTTCCACGACAGATGTGAGTTTTGTATGAATGTATGTCGTGAGAAGGAACCACCTCTACATACTGACGCTACTGGCCATAAAGTTGCTTGCTGGTTGTATGAGGAGGAGGCGAAATAA
- a CDS encoding radical SAM/SPASM domain-containing protein, with the protein MIEKKQNYANFTEEEKELHAKLINERQFLENEELRKIEKLLYERYKEELSITREDFRFSIQLTHACNMNCYYCFEEDYRSHTFMNEDQVDAIQEFYYIASYESGVVARTPYIRITGGEPLLNKKTVRIINYIASKWPLSKLILYTNGVNVLKYYDLLPFSQIKEFCISLDGIKDVHLERRYSNKKVKDSIYDDIINGIKKLLTNGQNIQIKVTIDKTNYIFVSDLLNYLQIQQILNSPNCTYNINVVNDFQNPLDINEQYNSSDDIAKIKSYFADDLGMHNMNFYHCFSCLSRILERDHNSRMLPNFNRCDTRFLSNYFFSPNGSVYLCDCLDVQKGIVGTYYPEVSFNGEKVLALANRNVFEDEECKECIYKFVCLGGCPMIAEMKGVKKYCGGFKDSGLIDQFSFLYLGDKKSNA; encoded by the coding sequence ATGATAGAAAAAAAACAAAACTATGCCAACTTTACAGAAGAAGAAAAGGAACTACACGCAAAACTGATTAATGAGAGACAATTTCTAGAAAATGAAGAGTTAAGAAAAATAGAAAAGTTACTATATGAAAGATATAAAGAGGAATTATCTATTACTCGTGAAGATTTTAGATTCTCGATCCAACTGACCCATGCATGTAATATGAACTGTTACTATTGTTTTGAGGAAGATTATAGGAGTCATACATTTATGAACGAGGATCAGGTTGATGCAATTCAAGAATTCTATTACATCGCCTCTTATGAATCTGGTGTGGTAGCAAGAACTCCGTATATAAGAATTACTGGTGGAGAGCCATTACTAAACAAGAAAACTGTTAGAATAATAAATTATATCGCCAGTAAATGGCCACTTTCAAAATTGATATTATACACAAATGGAGTGAACGTACTTAAGTATTATGACCTGTTACCTTTTTCCCAAATCAAAGAGTTTTGTATATCTTTAGATGGGATCAAAGACGTTCATTTAGAAAGAAGATACAGTAATAAGAAGGTTAAAGATAGTATCTATGATGATATTATTAATGGTATCAAAAAATTGCTTACTAATGGTCAAAATATACAGATAAAAGTGACAATAGACAAAACCAACTATATATTTGTTTCAGATTTGCTGAATTATTTACAGATTCAACAAATATTAAATAGTCCTAATTGCACCTATAATATTAATGTTGTTAATGATTTCCAAAATCCATTGGATATAAATGAACAATATAATAGTTCAGATGATATTGCTAAAATAAAGAGTTATTTCGCGGATGATCTCGGTATGCATAATATGAACTTTTATCATTGTTTTTCTTGTTTATCTAGGATCTTAGAAAGAGACCATAACTCTAGGATGTTACCTAATTTTAATCGTTGTGATACTAGATTTCTTTCAAACTACTTTTTCTCGCCTAATGGTTCTGTCTACTTATGTGATTGTTTGGATGTTCAGAAAGGTATTGTCGGTACGTACTATCCAGAAGTATCTTTTAATGGTGAGAAAGTATTAGCACTGGCTAATCGCAATGTGTTTGAAGATGAGGAGTGTAAGGAATGTATTTATAAATTCGTCTGTTTAGGCGGATGTCCTATGATTGCTGAAATGAAGGGTGTTAAAAAGTATTGTGGAGGGTTCAAAGACAGCGGATTAATAGATCAGTTTTCCTTTCTATATTTAGGAGATAAAAAGAGCAACGCCTAA
- a CDS encoding M55 family metallopeptidase: MNALIIADLEGISGVQSLDEIENCRRFFSDEINVYIECLNKKGINKITVCDAHSNGDYLSEEVLVGKVELVSKVTNVSFDQKYDFAILAGFHGKSRSDGLYPHTLRPDIKNIWLNNKAIGEVELYCRWLGSKGIPVILVTGDTQAILEANEYNIYRQVCCVKSVRGEVQDHFSVLYSKIQKNIEAALQLDFQYCISKDSEKIEVELLFSEVADLVSGHMADTNSITFKSCNEFVNQLDRFFSLVNSATEDLIKTNIAFIKELRKQTGHIPKDKITDPKTLNILNSNPIMITGNDRSYLIKEIKKISSEYVEE, encoded by the coding sequence ATGAATGCATTAATTATTGCTGATTTGGAGGGCATAAGTGGCGTTCAATCTTTAGATGAAATTGAAAATTGTAGAAGATTTTTTTCGGATGAAATTAATGTATACATTGAATGTTTGAATAAAAAGGGGATTAACAAGATTACTGTTTGTGATGCTCATAGTAATGGGGACTACCTTAGTGAAGAGGTACTTGTCGGGAAAGTTGAATTGGTATCCAAAGTAACGAATGTTTCATTTGATCAAAAATATGATTTTGCCATTTTGGCTGGATTTCACGGGAAAAGTAGAAGTGACGGTTTATATCCGCACACATTACGTCCAGATATAAAAAATATATGGTTAAATAACAAAGCTATAGGAGAAGTTGAATTATATTGTAGGTGGTTGGGAAGCAAAGGCATCCCCGTCATTTTAGTCACCGGTGACACGCAAGCTATTCTTGAGGCTAATGAATATAATATATACCGTCAGGTTTGTTGTGTTAAAAGTGTACGTGGTGAAGTGCAGGATCATTTCAGTGTTTTGTATAGTAAAATACAAAAAAATATAGAAGCTGCTCTTCAATTAGATTTCCAATATTGTATTTCAAAAGATTCTGAAAAAATAGAGGTAGAATTATTGTTCTCAGAAGTCGCCGATTTAGTGAGTGGTCATATGGCCGATACCAACAGTATTACCTTTAAAAGTTGCAATGAATTCGTCAATCAATTGGATAGATTTTTTAGCTTAGTTAATAGTGCTACTGAAGATTTAATAAAAACTAACATTGCATTTATAAAAGAATTGAGAAAGCAGACAGGACATATTCCTAAAGATAAGATTACAGATCCTAAAACACTTAATATTCTCAATAGTAACCCTATAATGATTACCGGGAACGACAGAAGCTACCTAATAAAAGAGATTAAAAAAATTAGTTCAGAATACGTTGAGGAATAG
- the opp4C gene encoding oligopeptide ABC transporter permease, whose translation MSLEAAPLKSKAQVPVRQPDSPWRIAIRRFSRNRLALAGLLILVMMVLICCFGPWISPFSINDYKVIDKNQSPSSTHWLGTDKLGRDVLLRVMLAGRISIMVGVVATFISVVLGATLGALAGFYRKFIDSFIMRIAEIFMSIPTLPLLIILGALLSDLKVPPQDRIYFLMLIMGILSWPGLSRLVRGQILTLREQEFMQATEALGLRDRRKIFRHLLPNTVPIIIVSATLGVASAILAESALSYLGLGVVPPTPSWGNMISEANGIIEFRKRPWLWIPPGICILITVVAINLIGDGLRDALDPKMKK comes from the coding sequence TTGTCACTTGAGGCTGCACCACTAAAATCGAAAGCACAGGTTCCTGTCCGGCAGCCCGATTCTCCTTGGCGGATTGCAATACGACGCTTTTCCCGGAATCGGCTTGCATTGGCAGGACTTTTAATACTTGTAATGATGGTTCTCATTTGTTGCTTCGGACCTTGGATTTCTCCGTTTAGCATAAACGATTATAAAGTAATAGACAAAAACCAATCACCGAGCAGCACGCACTGGTTGGGAACAGACAAGTTGGGTCGGGATGTGTTGCTGCGCGTAATGTTGGCTGGCCGGATCTCGATTATGGTCGGAGTGGTCGCTACGTTTATTTCAGTTGTTTTAGGCGCCACACTCGGTGCCTTGGCGGGGTTTTATAGAAAATTTATTGATTCATTTATCATGCGTATTGCTGAGATCTTTATGTCGATTCCTACGCTGCCTCTTCTAATCATTTTAGGGGCGTTGTTGTCTGATTTGAAGGTACCTCCACAGGACCGGATTTATTTTTTGATGCTGATTATGGGTATTCTGTCGTGGCCCGGCCTATCAAGGCTGGTTCGTGGACAGATTCTAACGCTTCGGGAGCAAGAGTTTATGCAGGCTACTGAGGCACTAGGATTACGCGATCGTCGTAAAATATTTAGACATTTACTTCCGAATACTGTTCCAATTATTATTGTATCCGCTACGCTGGGTGTGGCTTCCGCGATTTTGGCTGAATCTGCGCTAAGTTATTTGGGACTTGGGGTAGTTCCACCAACCCCATCCTGGGGGAATATGATTTCTGAGGCGAACGGTATTATCGAATTCCGTAAAAGACCATGGCTCTGGATTCCTCCGGGAATATGCATATTAATAACGGTTGTAGCGATTAACTTGATTGGTGACGGACTGCGTGATGCGCTTGATCCAAAAATGAAGAAGTAG
- a CDS encoding ABC transporter ATP-binding protein → MAEALIEIQNLKKYFPITGGVFKRVVGNVRAVDDVSFQINKGESFGLVGESGCGKSTIGRTILRLLDKTDGKVVFKGEDIHALDKTKLRSLRPKMQIVFQDPFSSLNPRIKVGEAIGEALIDHGLCSRSEVKDRVIETLKICGLAAYHYDRYPHEFSGGQRQRIGIARALIMNPDFIVADEPVSALDVSIQAQIINLLSDLQQEKQLTYLFISHDLSVVEHLCDRIGVMYLGSMVEMASKEEMFRNPLHPYTKALLSAVPIPDPTLRRERIVLKGDIPSPANPPSGCKFHTRCPLATDICKQQIPEYRDVGDQHFVACHLV, encoded by the coding sequence ATGGCTGAGGCATTGATCGAGATACAAAATCTAAAAAAATACTTTCCAATCACTGGCGGAGTATTCAAACGGGTAGTTGGAAACGTAAGAGCCGTAGATGACGTCTCTTTTCAAATTAATAAAGGTGAATCTTTCGGACTTGTAGGCGAGTCCGGTTGCGGTAAAAGTACGATTGGTCGTACAATCCTCCGTTTGTTGGATAAGACGGATGGCAAGGTTGTGTTTAAGGGTGAGGACATACATGCATTGGATAAAACGAAGCTTCGTTCCCTTCGACCTAAAATGCAGATTGTATTCCAGGACCCATTTAGTTCGCTTAATCCAAGAATCAAGGTAGGCGAAGCCATTGGCGAGGCTCTTATTGACCATGGCCTGTGCAGCCGGAGTGAAGTGAAAGACAGAGTCATTGAGACACTAAAAATTTGCGGGCTTGCAGCCTATCATTATGATCGTTATCCACATGAATTTTCCGGCGGACAACGACAGCGTATCGGTATTGCTCGGGCATTGATTATGAATCCTGATTTTATCGTAGCGGACGAACCTGTATCCGCCTTGGATGTATCTATTCAAGCTCAAATTATCAATCTATTGAGTGATCTGCAACAGGAGAAGCAGCTTACCTATCTTTTCATTTCCCACGACCTTAGTGTGGTGGAGCATTTGTGTGATCGTATCGGGGTCATGTATCTTGGTTCCATGGTAGAGATGGCAAGCAAGGAAGAAATGTTTCGCAATCCGCTTCATCCATATACCAAGGCTCTGCTGTCTGCAGTTCCTATACCAGATCCAACGTTGCGTCGTGAGCGAATTGTCTTGAAAGGGGATATTCCAAGTCCAGCCAATCCGCCTTCCGGCTGCAAGTTCCATACGCGCTGTCCATTGGCTACTGATATTTGCAAGCAACAGATACCAGAATATCGTGATGTCGGAGATCAACATTTTGTAGCTTGTCACCTAGTCTAA
- a CDS encoding ABC transporter substrate-binding protein, protein MKKRFSLMLVIMLMLVTVLAACSGGENAEPTPEGTPKTETQTNNPTPEGSTPEDSTQNDGLFEATDMSLNPSTATNRKDTLVVGTTSPKGVFNPLFQDSAYDDMINLLVFDSFETINGDGTYSPYLADSIDVSDDGLKYTFKLKPGVTYSDGTPATVKDFYFALKVLHDKSYDGSSDPLSYSIKGGQEYYDGKSNEISGVKIIDDNTVEVEVTEVTALTKDFLGGIAFLPEHYYGKDYKQGNVESVKALNDKPLGTGQYILTSFKPGQEVTMVANENYFAGAPKIKNVIFKSTTDETKLAMLETGEIDMDMVTVDEDNVEALQALGFLDINIFPTNGYGYIGMNHEKEKFKDPKVRQALVYGLNRAEIVEAVYGKFADVINVPQSKQSWAYTDEGIEKYEFDIEKAKSLLDEAGWTVGSDGIREKNGEKFKIDFSGTSDNPVVDAILPIMTANYKELGIDIVAETLDFNAILDKTDKGDFDMYFMAWGLTPDPDSTVYLTKGAQNRIKYSNKAYDDLMKQGKRELDIEKRKEIYAKAYQELNKDIADILMYQRRDGWAINGRVNGLDITPYKKFVVDLYKAELEQ, encoded by the coding sequence ATGAAGAAGAGATTTTCTTTAATGCTGGTCATCATGCTAATGTTGGTAACTGTATTGGCAGCATGTTCTGGTGGAGAGAACGCTGAACCAACTCCAGAAGGCACACCGAAAACAGAAACGCAGACTAACAATCCAACTCCAGAAGGTTCGACTCCGGAAGATTCGACTCAAAACGATGGTCTATTTGAAGCAACTGACATGTCGCTGAATCCATCAACTGCTACAAACCGTAAAGACACATTGGTTGTAGGTACCACCTCACCTAAAGGGGTCTTTAACCCTTTATTTCAGGACTCAGCTTACGATGATATGATCAACCTGCTGGTTTTCGACAGTTTTGAAACCATTAATGGAGACGGAACATACTCCCCATATCTTGCTGACAGCATTGATGTGAGTGACGATGGCCTGAAGTACACGTTTAAACTGAAACCAGGTGTAACTTATTCTGACGGGACTCCTGCAACAGTTAAAGATTTCTACTTCGCTTTGAAAGTGCTTCATGACAAAAGCTATGATGGATCTTCTGATCCACTGTCCTATTCAATTAAAGGTGGACAAGAGTATTATGATGGAAAATCAAATGAAATATCCGGTGTGAAAATCATTGATGATAACACAGTGGAGGTTGAGGTTACTGAAGTTACTGCCCTAACCAAAGATTTTTTGGGTGGCATAGCTTTCCTTCCAGAACATTACTATGGTAAGGACTATAAACAAGGTAACGTAGAGTCGGTTAAAGCTCTGAATGATAAACCACTGGGTACGGGGCAATATATTTTGACCTCTTTCAAACCAGGTCAAGAAGTAACAATGGTGGCCAATGAGAATTATTTTGCTGGTGCCCCAAAAATCAAAAATGTCATCTTTAAGTCCACTACAGACGAAACTAAACTGGCTATGCTCGAAACTGGTGAAATCGATATGGATATGGTCACTGTAGATGAAGATAACGTAGAAGCTTTGCAAGCACTCGGGTTCCTGGATATCAATATCTTCCCTACTAATGGATATGGCTACATTGGTATGAACCATGAAAAAGAAAAATTTAAAGATCCTAAAGTAAGACAAGCCCTTGTATATGGTTTGAATCGTGCCGAGATTGTAGAAGCCGTTTATGGTAAATTCGCAGATGTTATCAACGTTCCTCAATCGAAGCAATCCTGGGCTTATACAGATGAAGGTATCGAGAAATATGAATTCGATATCGAAAAAGCTAAATCTCTGTTGGATGAAGCTGGATGGACTGTAGGAAGCGACGGTATTCGTGAGAAAAACGGAGAGAAATTCAAAATTGACTTTTCAGGTACATCCGATAACCCTGTTGTAGATGCAATCCTGCCAATTATGACAGCAAACTATAAAGAGCTGGGAATTGATATTGTAGCGGAAACGCTCGATTTTAACGCGATCCTCGACAAGACGGATAAAGGCGACTTCGATATGTACTTCATGGCTTGGGGCTTAACGCCTGATCCAGATTCCACAGTGTATCTGACCAAAGGAGCACAAAATCGAATTAAATATTCCAACAAGGCTTATGATGATCTGATGAAACAAGGTAAACGCGAACTCGATATCGAAAAACGTAAAGAAATCTATGCCAAAGCCTATCAAGAATTAAACAAAGATATTGCTGATATTTTGATGTATCAAAGAAGAGATGGTTGGGCAATCAACGGTCGTGTGAACGGTTTGGATATTACTCCTTATAAAAAGTTTGTAGTAGATCTGTACAAAGCAGAACTGGAACAATAA
- a CDS encoding ATP-binding cassette domain-containing protein: MLGILVTVLVVMLTYITGTLVDLLSSSESLHRIMQIIFLLTFTNIIIIVINYITGIIYSRMQVDIAYNISCDVVQHIHKAEIKRLNNMNSAYLNQRISQDAGSVIKFTLQTITLSLKNGITITLCLVILFKLSIMIAIVVLVSLMIYVFLYTSLRKVIFLYSNEIKEKQSIYFGQMNEQLHLSWFVKVHSLHDFFKNRLRNAYTMFQDSFMRYQKFSQFFLSLDKLVMGIAQIVVYYICVIEIFNGNIALGSFVIIAGYFKQLMNAISYYFNLGRDYQESLVSYQRINELMKWDIEQIGENEIQTVESIKFENFGFSYNENALLGEIQLEFHKGKLYSFSGRNGVGKTTLILSLMGLFTKEMEGNIYINNLPIEQIDMVTLRKKIFGYSDQASTVIYDSIKNNLELNNESNNKLKEIVEILGLNHYINNSPAGLDSIINEQSKNISGGEKQKISIARALLKDSQVLILDEPTSAMDLQSISRLLNYLHKLKLDKIIILVSHDSNVLKECDVNYTLT; encoded by the coding sequence TTGTTAGGTATTCTGGTGACCGTTTTAGTTGTTATGTTGACTTATATAACAGGAACTTTAGTAGATCTTTTGTCAAGTTCAGAAAGTTTGCATCGCATTATGCAAATTATATTTTTACTTACATTCACAAATATAATCATCATTGTGATTAACTATATAACAGGAATTATTTATTCGAGAATGCAAGTTGATATTGCATATAATATCAGTTGCGATGTGGTTCAACATATTCATAAAGCAGAAATCAAACGATTAAATAATATGAATTCTGCCTATTTGAATCAAAGAATAAGTCAAGATGCAGGCTCTGTGATCAAATTTACTCTCCAAACGATAACACTAAGCTTGAAAAATGGGATAACCATTACATTGTGTCTAGTTATTCTATTTAAGCTTTCAATTATGATTGCTATTGTTGTACTTGTTTCTTTAATGATATATGTCTTCCTCTACACTTCTCTTAGAAAAGTTATATTTCTCTACTCCAATGAGATTAAAGAGAAACAAAGCATATATTTTGGACAAATGAATGAGCAACTACATTTATCCTGGTTCGTTAAAGTTCACTCACTTCATGATTTTTTCAAAAATAGACTCCGAAATGCTTATACAATGTTTCAAGATAGCTTTATGAGATATCAAAAGTTCTCTCAGTTTTTTCTTTCTTTAGATAAATTGGTAATGGGGATAGCACAAATTGTTGTGTACTATATATGTGTTATAGAAATTTTTAACGGGAATATTGCTTTAGGGTCATTTGTAATTATTGCAGGCTATTTTAAACAGTTGATGAATGCAATAAGTTATTATTTTAATTTAGGAAGAGATTATCAGGAATCACTAGTTTCGTACCAAAGAATCAATGAGTTAATGAAGTGGGATATAGAGCAAATCGGAGAGAATGAAATACAAACTGTAGAGAGTATAAAGTTTGAAAATTTCGGATTTTCATATAATGAAAACGCTTTGCTTGGAGAGATTCAGTTGGAATTTCACAAAGGAAAGTTGTACTCATTCTCTGGAAGGAATGGTGTGGGTAAAACTACACTTATCCTCTCTCTAATGGGTTTGTTCACTAAAGAGATGGAAGGTAATATTTATATAAATAACTTGCCTATTGAGCAAATCGATATGGTTACCTTAAGAAAAAAGATATTTGGATATTCAGACCAGGCATCTACAGTTATATATGATTCAATAAAAAATAATCTTGAGTTAAATAATGAGTCAAATAATAAATTGAAAGAAATAGTGGAGATTCTTGGACTAAATCATTATATAAACAATAGCCCTGCTGGGTTAGATTCCATTATTAATGAGCAGAGTAAAAATATATCTGGTGGAGAAAAGCAGAAAATTAGTATTGCTCGAGCATTGCTTAAAGATTCTCAAGTGTTAATTTTGGATGAGCCGACGTCAGCTATGGATTTGCAATCTATATCGAGGTTACTTAATTATTTGCACAAGCTTAAATTAGATAAAATCATAATTTTAGTGTCGCATGACTCAAATGTATTGAAGGAATGTGACGTGAATTATACGTTAACTTAG
- a CDS encoding ABC transporter permease codes for MKQYIIRRLLQMIPTMLGITIIVFAITTLVPGDYITAQQNPSMTAEKAAQLREIYGLDKGPVERYFIWVGNMLTGNMGDSLQHKRAVTDVIGDYVWSSFIIAFLSLIFSWIIAIFTGVFSAKFQYSFFDKIVTMAVFLCMSLPSFFIGLVLIKFLAIDLKLMPVGGMTTAGQTGSTWNIIMDIGYHAILPVLVLTMLSTGSLTRYFRTSMLEVIRQDYIRTARAKGLKERTVIFKHALRNAMLPAITLMGFELPALFGGAIILEKIFVWPGVGQVYLESITMRDYPFMLGFTIFMAALTLLGTLLSDVLYGVADPRIRLK; via the coding sequence ATGAAGCAGTACATTATCCGGCGGCTGCTGCAAATGATTCCGACAATGCTCGGAATTACAATCATTGTCTTCGCGATCACAACATTGGTTCCAGGTGATTATATTACGGCTCAGCAAAACCCGAGTATGACAGCAGAAAAGGCTGCGCAGTTAAGAGAAATTTACGGACTAGATAAGGGTCCTGTAGAGAGATACTTTATTTGGGTGGGTAACATGCTTACCGGTAATATGGGCGATTCGTTACAACACAAACGTGCGGTCACGGACGTTATCGGCGATTATGTGTGGAGTTCGTTTATTATCGCTTTTCTGAGCTTGATTTTCTCATGGATCATAGCAATCTTTACCGGCGTATTTTCAGCGAAATTTCAATACTCGTTTTTCGATAAAATAGTCACCATGGCTGTATTTTTATGTATGTCTCTTCCATCCTTTTTTATAGGATTGGTTCTAATCAAGTTCCTTGCAATTGATCTCAAGTTAATGCCTGTTGGAGGGATGACTACGGCTGGTCAAACAGGATCTACATGGAACATCATTATGGACATCGGTTATCATGCTATTTTGCCGGTACTGGTTTTAACGATGTTAAGTACAGGAAGCCTTACTCGCTATTTCAGAACGAGTATGCTTGAGGTCATCCGTCAGGATTATATTCGTACAGCCCGTGCAAAAGGATTAAAGGAAAGAACAGTTATTTTTAAACATGCACTTCGCAATGCCATGCTTCCTGCCATCACTCTTATGGGATTTGAATTGCCAGCTCTGTTCGGTGGAGCTATTATCCTTGAGAAAATCTTTGTATGGCCAGGCGTAGGACAGGTCTATCTGGAGTCCATAACGATGCGTGATTATCCGTTTATGCTGGGATTCACTATATTTATGGCTGCGCTGACCCTTCTAGGTACGCTGTTGTCAGATGTTCTCTATGGGGTAGCAGATCCCAGAATTAGATTGAAGTAG
- a CDS encoding radical SAM/SPASM domain-containing protein encodes MIVIENLVSVRLNPQEILLVNTLNGLLDVVDNKSMNTIERWKEEGIVNCLNHDEDTLFKQMSKRGYIVKNKTIESSIRETLMDQLLDQNKNEKEKLKEIALVLSYNCNFSCPYCYEALEESGSKKIITEDMVDKAISLSGGHLEHITLFGGEPLLISNRKIINYITSNYNKYSYSVITNGYYLDEYIDIFKKIDVKQVQVTIDGTEATHDLSRCLKNGKGTYTKIMKGVTSYLENGIPIKIRMNMSEENYVDCINHRDILLEQYKEFTDILSFEMATIFDTSGEKRSKINQELMQNDLKNTVFKKKESINQYLSSSLPITKFFTLNKPIKPIITPCRAHTNSRFYDSEGNIYSCILSVGKERFSIGKYYPKVETKQNSIINRNVSNIEQCSQCKYALICGGGCPLIFNDDNLMLPNCSYCMDELYEQIPNIYNTKHQKVINNI; translated from the coding sequence ATGATAGTAATAGAAAACTTGGTTAGTGTAAGATTAAATCCTCAAGAGATATTACTTGTGAACACATTAAATGGGTTATTGGATGTGGTTGATAACAAAAGTATGAATACCATTGAGAGATGGAAGGAAGAGGGGATTGTTAATTGTCTAAATCACGACGAAGATACCCTGTTTAAACAAATGAGCAAAAGGGGGTACATAGTCAAGAACAAAACTATAGAAAGTTCAATCAGAGAAACTCTGATGGACCAACTTTTGGATCAAAATAAAAACGAAAAAGAAAAGTTAAAAGAAATAGCTCTGGTTTTATCCTATAATTGTAATTTTTCCTGTCCGTATTGCTATGAGGCGCTCGAAGAAAGTGGGAGTAAGAAGATAATAACGGAGGATATGGTAGATAAAGCAATCTCATTATCAGGGGGGCACTTAGAACACATAACCCTTTTTGGTGGAGAACCTTTATTAATTAGTAATAGGAAAATAATTAACTATATAACAAGTAACTATAACAAATATAGCTACTCAGTGATAACAAACGGATACTACCTTGATGAGTATATCGATATATTCAAGAAAATAGATGTAAAACAAGTGCAAGTCACCATTGATGGAACAGAGGCAACTCATGATCTTAGTAGATGCTTGAAAAATGGGAAAGGTACTTATACTAAAATCATGAAAGGGGTAACAAGCTATCTGGAAAACGGTATACCTATAAAGATCAGAATGAATATGAGTGAAGAAAACTATGTTGATTGTATCAACCACAGAGATATCTTATTGGAGCAGTACAAGGAGTTCACCGATATTCTATCTTTTGAAATGGCAACCATATTCGATACGTCTGGAGAAAAACGTTCAAAAATAAATCAGGAACTAATGCAGAATGACCTGAAAAATACAGTCTTTAAGAAGAAAGAATCCATTAATCAATATCTCAGCTCCTCGCTTCCTATAACCAAGTTTTTTACTTTAAACAAGCCCATTAAACCTATAATTACACCTTGCAGAGCCCATACAAATAGTCGATTTTATGATTCAGAAGGAAATATTTATTCTTGTATTCTTTCGGTAGGGAAAGAAAGGTTTTCAATTGGAAAGTATTATCCGAAAGTTGAAACGAAGCAAAATTCTATTATCAATAGAAATGTAAGTAATATTGAACAATGCAGTCAATGTAAATATGCGTTAATATGTGGGGGCGGTTGTCCTTTGATATTTAATGATGATAATTTGATGTTGCCAAATTGCAGCTACTGCATGGATGAATTATATGAGCAAATACCCAATATTTATAACACCAAACATCAAAAAGTAATAAATAACATCTAA